AGCGATGTCTTTCCCGTGCCGCCTTTGCCGCTGATGATGACCAGTTCTTTCATAAAGCGCCTATCCGCACGGCTTGCTGCTGGCTGCCCACGAGATTTTGGACCCTCTGAATCATTTGCAGAAAAAGACCTATATAATTCGGGGCCGAAGTGACAAGCAGATCGCCTCTGGCATAGCCTTCGGCAACGTTTCGATCGTTGGGGATTTCGGCAAGAATCGGAATGTCTTTCTGGCGACAAAAGACCTGCACCCCATTGTCGCCGATGTCGGCCCGATTCAGGACCACTCCGAGAGGGATGCCGAGCTGCGTGACCGCGTCCACCGCGATGCTCAAATCATTCAGCCCGAACGGAGTAGGCTCGGTCACCATGATAATGAAGTCCGAGCCGGAGACCGTGTTGATCACCGGGCAAGAAGCGCCGGGCGGAGCGTCGAGAATTGCTATTTTATCAGGATCGACCTTGGCCTTCACCGCTCTGATGAGCGGGGGGGACATGGCTTCTCCGACCCTGAGCACTCCTTGAACGAACTCTACCGGTCCGGCGAACCCTGTCTCTACAACCCCCAGCTCTCGGGAACCTTCACGGATAGCCTTTTCACGGCAGAGAAGCCAACATCCCCCACAGCCATGACAGAGTTCAGGGAAGGTCAGCACTTGATCGCCAATTACGATGATGGCGCTGAAGCGGCACACTTCTCCACATTTGCCGCACCGGGTGCATCTGTCCATATCCACGACAGGCACCGGCAGGCTCACCACCTCACGCGTTTTGAGCACCGGCTTCATAAGTATATGGCAGTTCGGTTCCTCCACATCGCAGTCGATAAGTTGAGCACGGCTTCCCAGCACCGCTGCAAGGCTCGTCGCAATCGTGGTTTTTCCTGTTCCGCCTTTTCCGCTTGCTACACTGATGATCATGTTCCTGCCGCTCGCTGGTGAATTACCAATCGGGTATATTGACTCCCATGCTCATCTGCCCTTGACAGGGATTGTTTCGCGGGCATAGGGACCGGAAGAGGCTGAATCACTCCCCATCGCTGGAAGTCTTGAATTCAGCTTCTTCCGGGTCCCTTCGAGGGAGGCTACCTCATGCCGACCGCAAAGAGCCTTAATTGCCGGGTCGACTACCAGTGGGCCTCCACGTTGGCTTTGCTGGAAAATTTTACATTCCCGAGTTGCAACCGCTCTAAAGCCTGTTTCACTGTGCCGGATTGTTCGACCACTACTTTTATGCCCGCCGCTTCAAGAGTTCTGAAAGCATTGGGGCCACAGTGGCCGGTCATTAGTACGTCAACTTTCCGGTCAGCCAACAGTTTTCCTGCCTGGATGCCCGCTCCGCTGAGCGCATTGGCTCCTTGCACATTGTCCATGGCTTCCACCATTGTTCCGTCCTTCTCGACAATTATGATATAGCGAGCCCTTCCGAAACGCGGATCAATCGCAGAATCCATCTCTTTGCCCGTTGACGTTATTGCAATCCTCATGGCGATCTCCCATATCTCACGGCATGACGCCGCCGCATACCTGGTTTTCCGATATCAATTGAAGCCGGCCTTGGAGTAGGTAATCCACCACAGCGCCGACGGTTTCGCCTTCCGGGCCGTAATAGACTTCGATCCCCATTTGTCGGAACCCCATGAGCGGGCGCATGCCGATGCCACCAACAATAATTGCATTGGCGCCGCTCTTGTGAAGAAGGCTAACAGGGGCCTGGCAACCACCCTGGACATGGGGGGGATTGTGCACTACCGAGACATCACTGACTTCGCCGTCTTTCATGTGTACCAGTGTAAAAACCTCGCAGTGCCCGAAATGCCCCGCCCGCATGGCTTCGAGTCCGCCAGGATGCATGGATGGAATGGCTATTGTCTTTAGCATATGAATATATCTCCTCATAAGTGTTGGTCATTTTATCTAGAATACGTCTTCTTTTGCCGAAATCTCGCTACCGCGGCCTGCAAAAGTGCGAGCCGTGGGCGGCAGCTACTCTCAAGGAATGGCGCTCTCCATGCACACCAATCATCCGCCCAGGCCCGTCAAGAAAGTAAAACTCGCGGTTACTCTTTCTTTTCCAGTTCGCTCAAGCGAGCCTCCATAGCGGCTAGTTCCTCTTTAGTTGCTGAAATGTCAGCCTTGAGAGCCCCGGCTTCGTCGGTTGGCCTTGCCAAAGAGGATCGACCGAAAGGGAACCGCCACCCTCCACCGCCAAAGCATCGCCCACGGCCTCCGCCCTTAAACGAACTGCTCCAAGAAAGCCCGCGTGTTCCAGTCCTCTGCCCGCACTGTCCGCGGCCCCAACCCGTTCGAGGTCCGCCGCCCGCTGGTCCTGTTCTATCGAATCCAGGCATGCTTACACCCCTTTCTGAAACAGGTCCTGTGCCTGTCCCTTTTCTTTTTCAATTTGGCGCAACAGACCTCTTCTCCTGCACATGCCGCGGCCGGGCATCATGTAGCAGGGATCCGACAACTTTCCGTGCCTTAAAGCTGCCAAAACCTCCGAAATCTCTCCTGCTGTCCACGGGATGACTAGAATGCCTTGCCGGGTAATTTGATCCTCCATCCAGCAGCTAATGCCTCCGCAAATGAGCAGCTCGACCATCAGTCTTTGCAGGCCCATCGGCCGGGCTAGGCGTGGAACAACCGACCAGTCCTGGTCCTCCACAATCTTGTCCTCCTCCGGATCCTGCAAGAAGATCAGCATTCTCCTGCAGCAGTCGAAGACGGGGGCAATTCTGCCTTGGTGTTCGGGGATGGCAATTCTCATCGTTGCACCGGCCCCTGATAGTTCAACTCTCGTGCCAATTGATGAGGCAATACTAATAGCTTGATTAAGTTGGGTTTACGGCTTAGCCCTCTCGGCTTGGCTCGACCGTCTATTGCAAGTTGCACCATCTGCGGAGTAAAATAATTGCACTTTGCATAAACTTCTTCCCGGCCTACAGGCGGTGGTCATGAACCCTGAAAAAGATCTGAGCCAAACGGAAATGACAATGATCCTGAACTCCATTGCGGACGGGGTCTTTACCGTTGATGAGAATTTCATTGTTACGTCATTCAACCGGGCTGCCGATAAAATCACAGGCGTTTCCGTGCAAGAAGCTCTGGGCAAGCCGTGCTGTGAGGTATTCCGCGCGGAGATCTGTGAGGGTGATTGCGCGCTGAAGCGCACCATTGTCTCCGGCAAGCCTGTTGTCAATCACGCTGTCTTCATCTTGCGCGCCGACGGCACGCGCGTCCCCATCAGTGTAAGCACCGCGGTGCTCAGGAACGACCAGGGCCGCATGGTCGGCGGAGTGGAGACTTTTCGCGATTTGACCCTTGTCGAGGCTCTCCGGAAGGAAGTCGAGCAGTCGTTCACATTCGAGGACATCATCTCCCGGAACCCAGGGATGCAAGGAATGTTCAGCATATTGGCCGATGTGGCGTTGAGTGACAGTACCATCCTCATCGTGGGGGAGAGCGGGACGGGCAAAGAACTCATGGCCAAAGCTATTCACAACCTGTCGTCCCGTCGTGATGGACCGCTTGTGACAGTCAATTGCGGCGCTATTCCCGATAGTTTGCTGGAATCGGAACTATTCGGGCACAAAGCCGGCGCGTTCACCGATGCCAGGCGTGACAAGCCGGGGCGCTTTGCCCAGGCGCACGGGGGGACCATTTTCCTAGACGAAATAGGCGATGTGAGCCCTGCCCTTCAAGTGCGCCTATTACGAGTGCTTCAAGACAAGAGCTTCCAACCTCTCGGTGGAACTGAAACCATAACTGCCGACGTACGTGTTGTTGCAGCGACGAATAAGGATCTAAAAGCTATGGTGGCCGAAGGCAAATTCCGCGAAGATCTCTACTACAGAATCCAGATATTCAACCTCGCTCTCCCACCTCTTCGCGAACGCAAGGAGGACATCCATCTTCTGGCGCAACACTTCGTGGACCGCATGAATCGACTCAAAGGAAAGGACATTGCAGGCCTATCGCCGGAGGCCCTTGGGGCATTCATGAGGCACGATTGGCCGGGAAACATTCGAGAGCTTCAGAACGCAATTGAGCACGGGTTCATCCTATGCCACGGAGGGCTCATCGAGGTGCGGCATCTACCTGCTCATTTTCGATCCGCGGCCCTGGCTCCTGAAAGCCTGCCGATTGGCTTGACGCTCACTGAAGTTGAGATCCGGGTCATTAAGGATGCTTTGGCAAGTAACCAAGGAAACAAGAGTGCTACCGCCCGTGAACTGGGAATAGACAAGACCACCCTCTGGCGAAAGATGAAGAGGTTTGGCATCTCCAACATTGCTCGGCCGGCCTC
The Desulfomonile tiedjei genome window above contains:
- a CDS encoding ATP-binding protein; this translates as MIISVASGKGGTGKTTIATSLAAVLGSRAQLIDCDVEEPNCHILMKPVLKTREVVSLPVPVVDMDRCTRCGKCGEVCRFSAIIVIGDQVLTFPELCHGCGGCWLLCREKAIREGSRELGVVETGFAGPVEFVQGVLRVGEAMSPPLIRAVKAKVDPDKIAILDAPPGASCPVINTVSGSDFIIMVTEPTPFGLNDLSIAVDAVTQLGIPLGVVLNRADIGDNGVQVFCRQKDIPILAEIPNDRNVAEGYARGDLLVTSAPNYIGLFLQMIQRVQNLVGSQQQAVRIGAL
- a CDS encoding NifB/NifX family molybdenum-iron cluster-binding protein; translated protein: MRIAITSTGKEMDSAIDPRFGRARYIIIVEKDGTMVEAMDNVQGANALSGAGIQAGKLLADRKVDVLMTGHCGPNAFRTLEAAGIKVVVEQSGTVKQALERLQLGNVKFSSKANVEAHW
- a CDS encoding NifB/NifX family molybdenum-iron cluster-binding protein, giving the protein MLKTIAIPSMHPGGLEAMRAGHFGHCEVFTLVHMKDGEVSDVSVVHNPPHVQGGCQAPVSLLHKSGANAIIVGGIGMRPLMGFRQMGIEVYYGPEGETVGAVVDYLLQGRLQLISENQVCGGVMP
- a CDS encoding DUF5320 domain-containing protein, translated to MPGFDRTGPAGGGPRTGWGRGQCGQRTGTRGLSWSSSFKGGGRGRCFGGGGWRFPFGRSSLARPTDEAGALKADISATKEELAAMEARLSELEKKE
- a CDS encoding sigma 54-interacting transcriptional regulator, which produces MNPEKDLSQTEMTMILNSIADGVFTVDENFIVTSFNRAADKITGVSVQEALGKPCCEVFRAEICEGDCALKRTIVSGKPVVNHAVFILRADGTRVPISVSTAVLRNDQGRMVGGVETFRDLTLVEALRKEVEQSFTFEDIISRNPGMQGMFSILADVALSDSTILIVGESGTGKELMAKAIHNLSSRRDGPLVTVNCGAIPDSLLESELFGHKAGAFTDARRDKPGRFAQAHGGTIFLDEIGDVSPALQVRLLRVLQDKSFQPLGGTETITADVRVVAATNKDLKAMVAEGKFREDLYYRIQIFNLALPPLRERKEDIHLLAQHFVDRMNRLKGKDIAGLSPEALGAFMRHDWPGNIRELQNAIEHGFILCHGGLIEVRHLPAHFRSAALAPESLPIGLTLTEVEIRVIKDALASNQGNKSATARELGIDKTTLWRKMKRFGISNIARPASPNQVLNGDHF